Part of the Jatrophihabitans sp. genome is shown below.
TCCAGGACGCGCAGACCCCTCCGATGCTGGTGAAGCCGGACGGCAGCCTGGCGCCGGCCAGCCTGTTTCCGGTCGCCACCCAGATCGGACCGAACAAGGGCTCCTGCACCCGGCTGGTGCAAGGCCAGGGCAGTTGGACCATCCCGCTGTCCAAGAGGCTCGGCTCCAACGAGTACTTCGTCCAGCTCAGCTACCTGCAACAGAAGGCCTCGGTGCTCTACCTCGCGATCCGCGACCAGACCGGCAGGACGGTCGAGCCCGAAGGCGGCTCGCGCCGGGAACTGCCCTTCCAGTTGGCCTATCTCTACCTGCGGCTGCCGTTGACGACGGCGGAATCGCTGGTGGTGCGCAGCGAGGGCCTGGACACCAATGTCTGCATCGGCGCCATAGTGGTGGGCGTGCCGTACGCGTTGGCAGAAAAATGACCGCCCCGAACACCGCCGGCACGGACCTGTCCCGGCACTTCGACGCGCTGGACGGCATGCGGGCCATCGCCAGCTACGCGGTCATCTTCACCCATGTCGGTTTCCAGTCCGGCCGGTCCTTCGGAACCGGGCCGCAGGCGCCCTGGCTGTCCCGGCTGGACACCGCGGTGCCGATCTTTCTGATGCTGTCGGGGTTCCTGCTCTACCGGCCCTTCGTGGCGCGGGCTTTCCGCGGGTTGCCGGTGCCGCGGACCGCGGGGTTCTACTGGCGGCGGGCGCTGCGAGTGCTGCCGGCCTTCTGGGTCACAGCCGTCATCACGCTGGGCCTGCTCAGCACCCACCGCGCGAGCCTGGGCGACTGGCTCTCCTACCTCACCCTGACCCAGGTCTACAACGGTCACGACGTCGATCCGTCGCTGACCCACATCTGGACCCTGGCCGCCGAGGTGTCGCTGTACGCGGCGCTTCCGCTGCTGGCGCTGTCCCTGCGTGGCCGCCGAAGCCCCGAGCAGCTCCTGCGCAGCCAGTTCCTGCTGATCGGCGCGCTGCTGGTGGCCAGCGTGGCCTGGCAGCTGGGTGTGTACGAAGTCGAATTCCTGGGCTTCGTCGCGACCAAGTGGCTGCCCGGCACCGTCGACTGGTTCGCGCTCGGCATGCTGCTCGCCACGCTGTCGGTCACGCCGGCCGGCTGCACCGCCCTGCGCCGGACCCGGGAGGTGCTGAGCCAGTGGGCCGGATCTCCCGAGCTGTGCTGGCTGCTGGCCATCCTGCTGTACTGGTTCCTGACCCTTCCGCTGGCGGGCCCCCTGGACCTGAGGGTGCCCACCGCCGGTGAGCACCTGGCCAAGAACCTGCTGCAGGCCGCTGTGGTGTTCTTCCTGCTGCTGCCGCTGACCCTGGGGAGCGGCGGGGTGATCGGGCAGGTGCTGAGCAGCCGGGTGCCGCGGTTCCTCGGCCAGATCTCCTACGGCGTGTACCTGTGGCACCTACCGGTGCTGCTCTTCCTGCACCGGACGCTGGACATCCCGATCTGGCAGGGTCATTTCTGGAAGCTCCTGGTGCTCACCGTCGGTTTGACATCCGTACTGGCAACGCTGTCGTGGTACCTGCTGGAGCGGCCTTTGCTTCGCCGGTACTCCCGGCCGACCTGGCGCAACGTGGGTGAGCCGAGCACCGCCAAGCAGATGCCGATCACGCAGAGCACCTGAACCCCGGCCGAGCCGGCCAGCGGCTGCGGCCCCCCGCTCGGCCGGATCGCTTCGGCGCAGCCCGCCAGCAGGATCAGCACCGCCGGGGACCAGGCCGGCAGGCCACCTCGCCACCGCACGGCCAGCCATCCCAGGCCGATTGCTGCCGCGGCAACTGCCAATCCGACGAACCCGGCCAGCACGAACGATGCCGTTCCGCACAGCGCCGTGGCCCAACGGGGCGGCATCGACCGCTCGCCGACCGGGGGTGCGGCAGAGGGTCGCCGAGCGGTGCCCACCAGCACCAGCAGCCCCACCACCGCCAGTAACCCGAGCAGCAGGCCGGCCCGGAAACCGGTCTGCGGGGCATAGCGCAGCGACACCTCCCCGCTGGCGCCGGCCGGCAGCCGCCAGGCCTGCTGCCAGCCGTCCACCCGGACCGCCGCGAGCCGGCGGCCGTCCAGGCTGGCCTGCCAGCCGGCGTTGAAGTTCTCCCGGACCACCAGCAGCGCGGGGGCCGTGGTCTCGACCCGGACCGTCCGGCTGGTGGCCTGCCAGCTCAGCGGTGTGGCGGTCCCGGCCGGGGCGCTGCCGGCCAGCTCCAGCCCGGGCCGCCGCAGGGTCAGGGTGAGCGGGCTGGCCGACGGGCTCGCGGCCAACCGGAGCCGGTGGGCGCCTGCCGCCAGCGTCGTCGGCGCCTGATCACAGGTGCGTGCCCTCACCGGCTCACCCGCCAGCAGCTGCTCGCGGGTGGCCTCGGCCCGCATCGGCAGCGGGATGCCGTCGACCAGAACGGCCAGTCCGGACGAGCAGCTGAACTCGATCGGCCCGGCCGACCGCCGGTTGACCACCCCGTTGACGGCCACCTCGGTGATGCCCGCGGGCAGCAGCCGGGGCGCGCCGAAGCGGGTGCTGGTGGTGGCGCGAAGCTCGGCGCTCAGCACCGTGATCCTCAGGGTGCGGGTGAGTACCGGCGCCGGCAGCCTCAGCAGCCCCCCGGCAGGCACCTCGAAGGTCCAGCTACGCCCGCCCGCGGCCACCGCGACCTGCCGCGGCAGGGCCATCGGAGTGTCCCGGTCCAGGTGCAGCCGCAGGGTGGACACCGATTGCCGGCTTCCGAGGTCCAGGGTCAGCGACGGTGTCTGATCGCCGGGTGCGGCCACCCAACTGGTCGCCCGGTCCCCGTCCACCGCCGCGCCGGGACGCTCGCGGGGATCGGCGTCGTCGACCGAGGACGCCGTCGCGGTGATGGCGGCGCCGGCGTCCAGCAGCTCGTCCAGGGCCGCGCCGGGCCGAGGCGTGACGGTGGCCGTGATGCCGTAGCGCTGGCCGGCCGGCATCGTGAAGGTCCGGTCGATCATGCCGTCGCTCTCACCGCTGCTGGCGAACGTCGCATCGCAGGCGGCCCGTCCCGCCACGGTCAGGCAGGTGGATCGGCCGCCGAGCTCGGTGGCGAAACTCAGCGCGTCCGGAGCCACCCCGGTGGTCGGCACCACCAGCGTTCGGGTAGGGGTGAGTCCGGCGATCGTGAACGTCGAGATGCCGACCGAGGTGGTGCCGGGTGAGGCGTCCAGCACGGTGAGGCGCAGCTGCCGGGCCGGCCCGGGCGGCAGCGCCAGCTGCTGCGGAAAGGGTCCGGGCGAGACGTCGGAGTCCCGCGTTCCCGAGTCGGTGGTGATCCGGACCCGGTTCGGATATCCACCGAGGGCGTCGGCGAAGGCGACCTCGACCGTGGGTTGGAAGGTCGGCACCGCCAGGGTCACCGACAGCCACTCGCCCTTGACGCCGGCGAGCGTGCCGCTGCGCCAGGACGTCGCGGGATCACCGTCCACCGCCGACCACGGCCCGTAACCGGCGCCGCGATTGACCAGCGCGACGGCCTCCGCCCCGGACGAGGACGCCTGGACGTCGGTGACACCACCGCCGTAGGCGACCGTGGAGAGCACCCCCGGCGACGGTGGCAGGTAGTCCTGAGCCGCCCGGGGTTGTCGGTACGGCTGGTTGGCGGTCAGGGTCGCCGAGGTGCCGCCGGGCTGGCCGAACGTCGCCTCCCGGCGCCGGATGCCGTCGGTGACCACGGTGACGCCCTCGGCGGCCCGGGCGTCGGAACCGAACAGCACCGGGGTGTCGGGGTCGATCCCGGCAGTGACCAGCGCTCCGAGCGAGTCTGCCGATCCGGTGGCGAGCACCGTGCCCGAGGCGGGCAGCAGGCCCACCGCGCCGGACCATCCCGGCACTCCGAAGATCTCGATCGCCGGCCGGACGACGGTGGCGCCGACATCGACCAGCCGGTTCCGGTCCGGGGCGAACTCCTGGATGCTGCCGAACGAGGTCACCGCCGAGAAGCCTGGCGTGGCCCGCAGCGTCGCGTGCACGAAGGCCAGGTTGGTGGCTGCGGACGCCGCGGTGTTCAGGTCGTTGCGCACCACCAGGTAGCGGATGCCGGCGCGGGCCAGCAACGGCGCCAGCGCGTCATCGCGATGACCCGAGGCGATCCGCAACGTCAGATCGTCCAGCAGCCGGATGTAAGCCGCCGGGGTCAACGGGATCCCGTCCCGGACCGTCCACGGCGCGGCGGCCACCGGCTGTAGCGCATCGTCGACGGTGGCTCCCCAGACGTAGGTCGGCCGGGACGCGCCGGGGACCACCAGCGACCGGCCGGCGCCGGAATTGCTGCCCAGCCAGGCGCCGGCCTGGCGCCACCAGTCGGCTTCGGTCACCGACCGCGGTTGTGGGATGACGCTGGTGACCACCGCCGGAGCGGCCGCCAGCGTGCCGATGGTGACAGCCAGCGCGGCTGCTATCAGCCGCGGGCGCAGCTCCAGGGCCTTGCCGTACCAGCGCGGGTGCCAGCGCTCGGCCAGCCGCAGCCGGCTGAGCAGCCACCCGAGGCCGAGTGCCAGCGGCAGCCGGATGAGCGGGTCGAACTTGTGGACGTTGCGAAAGGCGTTGAGCGGCCCGTCCAGCTGGGTTCGCAACCAGCCCCCGGCCGGCGGCCCGACCGGCGCCAGGTACCCCATGGTGACCAGCGCCAGCCCCAGCAGCAGGCAGCTGATCGCGAACAGCCGGTTGGGCTTGTCGCGGTGGCTCAACCCGACCAGCCCCGCCGCCGCCACCGCGGTGGTGCCCAGGATCACCGCGGGAACCGCGACCAGGATCCAGCCGCCGGGCCAGATTCCGGGTCCGAGGTAGGCCTGCCAGTGATCGGCCCCGCGCAGCGACGCGATCAGGCTGGTGATCCCGGTGGTGACGCTGCTCGGTTCGATCCAGTCCAGGAACGGTGGGCTGTACCGGCCGAGCAGCAGCAGCGGCAGCATCCACCAGGCGCTGGCCAGCAGCACCGCCAGGCTGAACCACAGCATCAGCTCCCGGCGCCGGCGGCCAGGCTGGCGGGTGAGCAGCCACAGCGCGGGCGCCGGCAGCACCGCCAGGGTCGCCGCGGCGTTGACGCCGCCGGCGAAGAGCAGGGCCAGCCCGGCAAGCGCGCCGGCGCGGCGGGTGGAACCGCGCTCGGCGCCGATCACCAGCGGAATCATGATCCACGGCAGCGCCGCCATCGGCATCAGCTCGGAGGAGATCGAGCCCAGCTCGCTGAGCATCCTCGGCGCCAGGGCATAGCTCAGGCCGGCGGCGACCTTCGGCCAGAACCCGGTGGCGCCCAGCAGCCTGGCCAGCCGCACCATGCCCAGGAAGGCCGCGACCACCAGCGCGGACTCCCACCCGCGCTGCACCACCCAGGCCGGCAGGCCCGCGAGCTTGCCGAGCACGAAGAACGGCCCCATCGGAAACAAGTAGCCGTAGGCCTGGTTCTGCAGTTGCCCGGCGGCTCCCAGCGGATCCCAGAGCGTCATGGACCGCCGCAGGAACCGCACCGGATCGACCACCAGATCCAGCTTGGTGTCCGGAGCCGTCCGGCCGGCGCTCTGCGAGAACACCAGCAAGGTCAGCCCGAAGCTGAGGATGATCAGGCGCAGTCGCTGCACCGCCAGCGGTGGCAGTGCTTTACGGTCGGGCTCGGCTGGGGCCGCGTCTCCCATCCGGGCCTGCGTCGCGGTCGTCGTCATCGCTTACGCAGCACCATCGCGAGATTCCAGAGCGCCACCTCTCGAAGGACCGGAACCCGGACCAGCCAACATGCCCACCACGGATGGTAACGAGGAAAGGCGGCCACCAGTTCGGCGTCCGGGTGGTTGCGGGCCCAGGCGAGTGCCTGGCTGACCCGATAGTCGAACAGCGACTGCCCGAACACGTTCTTCGGTTGACGGCCGGTCTTGCGGACGTAACGCCGCCGGGCATAGCCGCCGCCCAGGAAGTGCCAGGGCGCCGTCTCGTGCCCGCCCCAGGGTGAGAACCAGGGCGTGAAGGAGAGGAACACCGTGCCGCCCGGCTTGGTGACCCGCAGCAGCTCATCAGCCATCACCCACGGGTTACGGAGGTGCTCCACCACGTTGGAGCTGTAGGCCACGTCAACGGCCTGCGAGCGGATCGGCAACGCCTCGCCGGAGGCGCACAGCCCGACGATCTCAGCCGGCAGGTCGGTGCTCACGTCGAGCTCGACCCCGATATAGCTGGCCCCGGCCTGCTGGAAGGCCCGCCCGAAATAACCGGGTCCACCGCCCACATCGAGAACCTGCGCCCCGGGCAGCGCGACCCATTCAGCCAGCTGCTCGACCGCGTCGGCAGCCAGGGCCGAGTAGAAGTCCGCCGGCCGGGTCTGTTCGACCAGGAACAGCCGGAACAGCCGGATCGAGCGGCGCAGGGTCGCCCGGCGACCGCTGCGAGGGTGTGCGCGCACCGGCGAACCGTACCCGCCGCATCAGGGCCGCACGAAACCCGAGGCGACAGCTGGGCAGGAATCAGGACTCCGACCGCCACCCACCCCGACCGGCTCCTCGATCCGGGCACGGGCAGCACCGAGCCCGCGCCGCGATGGAGCTTCGGCGCGGGCTCGGTGCCCTTCGGTATGGAGTTGGACTGTCGGACTACGAGCTGGCCGGACCTACCGGGACAGGGCCGCGAAGGCGTCCAGCCGGCCACCGGTGGTGGTCACGCCAGCCATCGATGCGGTCGGAACGGCGCTGCTGAGCAGGGCGTTCTTGATCGCGGCGGCCGTTGCCCCGGGGTGGGTCGAGGCGTAGAGCGCGGCCGCTCCGGTGACGTGCGGGGTGGCCATCGAGGTTCCGCTGAGGGAGCCGTAGGTGTTGTAGGCGGTGGTGGACCAGACCGCCGAGCCCGGCGCGCCGATGTCGACACTGGTCGGGCCGTAGTTGGAGTAGCTGGCCCGGGTGCCGGTCTTGGTGATGGCGGCTACCGAGACCACGTTGGCGTGCGGGTAGGAGGACGGGTAGCTCGGGGTGGTGTCGTTGTTGTCCCCGACCTGGTCGGTGCCGCCGTTACCGGCCGCGGCGATGAACAGGATGTTGGCGTTGTTGGCCCGCCCGATCGCGTCACCGAGCGCCTGGGAGTAGCCGCCGCCGCCCCACGAGTTGTTGGTCGCCACGATGTTGACCCCGCGGGCCTTCAGGCCGGTGAAGTAGTCGATCGCCTTGATCGCGTTGGCGGTGTTGCCACCGGCCGCGCCCAGGAACTTGCCGCTGATCATCTTGACGTTCCAGTTCACGCCGACCACGCCGGCGCCGTTGTTGGCCTTGGCGCCGATGGTGCCCGAGACGTGGGTGCCGTGGTCGTCCGCGACGCCCAGCGTGGTGCCGTCATAGACGGAGTTGTTGTTGCCGTCGAAGTCCCAGCCGTAGACGTCGTCGACGTAGCCGTTGCCGTCGTCATCGGCGCCGTTGGCGGTCTCGAGCGGGTTGCCCACCTGACCGGCGAGGTCGGGGTGGTTGTACTGGATGCCCTCATCGATGACGCCGATGTACACACTCGCTGAACCAGTGGTGCCCGCTGCCCAGGCCGCGGCGGCATTACTGCCGTAGGCATTGGCCGGAGTCGTGCTCGGGCCGTACATGCCCCACAGGCTGCCATCGGTGTAATAGGGATCGGTGCTGGTGGCTGCGTGGGTGTAAATCCAGTTCGGCTCGGCGTAGGCCACTGCGGGGTCGGCCTTCAGCGCCTGAATGGCGCGGGACCGGTCAGCACCCGAGGGCAACCGCAGCAATTCCACCTCGGCGCGAGAACCGGCGCCGGGCACCACGCGCTCGGCCAGCCGGGCGGCGGCGCGGTCACGGGCCCGAGCCCGATCGGTGGCGGCAGCACCGCTGACATAGCCGACCAGCACCTCGTTGGCGACTGCGGACGGGGCGGCCGGGGCGGCGGCCTGAGTGGTGGGCGCGGCCGACGCGGAAGACATGGCCACGGCGGGAATACTCAAAGCAACAGCACACACGGCCACGGTTGCGGCACGGAATAATGGCGGACGCATCAGATCTCCTTTGTATAACAACACAAGCAGTCCTTGGCTTTTCAGGTATTCCTTGAGTTTAACCTTTTGCAAGAGAATTCGCACCCCTCAATTGAAATTGGCCCTATTCCCTTGACCTATCCCACACATAAGCAAATTCGTCGTTATAAAACCTTTATTGGCGCAGGAATTGCTCCGGCCCCGCTGCGCGACGCCTCGGCCGACGGCTCGTGACCCCGTGCGCGCACCAGGGAAGTCGTGACCGGCAGTGAGTTGGGCTACCCTCCAGTAACTGTTTGAGCGGTCGGGGAGCAATGGATCAGACGATGACGCCGCGGCGCATCACCTTTCTGGTGTGGCGCGACACGGCCCATCCCGACGGCGGTGGCTCAGAGGTCTACGTCGAGCACATGGCCCGCTGGCTGGCCGGCCGGGGGCACGACGTCACCATCTTCTGCGCGGCACACCCCAATGCCCCCCGCGACGAGGTCCGCGACGGCGTCCGGTTCCACCGCCGGGGCGGTTGGCTCAGCGTCTACCCGCGCGGGCTGGCCTACCTGCTGAGCCCGGCCGGCCGGCGCGCCGACATCGTGGTCGACGTCCACAACGGCATCCCGTTCGCCGCCCCGCTGGTTCGCCGCCGGCGCCTGCACGTGCTGGTGCACCACGTGCACCGCGAGCAGTGGCAGATCATCTATCCGGGCCTGCGCGGCCGGATCGGCTGGTGGGTGGAGTCCTGGCTCGCCCCCCGGCTGTACCGGCGGCACCCCTACGTCACCGTGTCGCAGTCCAGCAAGCAGGACCTGGTCGGGCTCGGCGTCGCCGCTCACCGGATCTCGGTGGTCTGCAACGGGATCGACGTTCCGCACCCGTCCCGGCTGCGACCGCGCTCGGCGAGCCCACGGATCTGCGTGCTCGGCCGCCTGGTGCCGCACAAGCAGTTCGAGCACGCGCTACGGCTGATGGCCCGGTTGCGGATGAGCATGCCGGAGTTGCGGCTGGACGTGATCGGCTCGGGCTGGTGGTCGGCCGAACTGGCCGCCGCGGCCGAGGAACTGGGCGTCAGCGACCTGGTGACGTTCCACGGCCACGTCAGCGACATCGAGCGCGATGCGCTGCTCGACGCCAGCTGGCTGATGCTGGTGCCCTCGATCAAGGAGGGCTGGGGCATCGCCATCATGGAGGCTGCCGCCCGGTCGGTGCCCGCCCTGGCTTACTCCTTCGCCGGCGGGGTGACCGAGTCGATCGTCGACGGTGAGACCGGCGTCCTGGTGGCCGACCTCGACGAGCTCGTCAGCCAGTGCCAGGCGCTGTTGACCGACAGCGAGGCACGGCTGGCGATGGGAAAGAAAGCCCGGAACCGGGCTGAGAGCTTCGGCTGGCAGCGCTCAGCGGAAGCCTTCGAGCACCTGCTGATGGAGCAGCGGGATCAGCGGTTGCCGTACGGGATGACCGCGACCGTGTCGACGGGATTCTCCTTCGGGGCTGCGGTCGTGGACGACACCACGCCCCAGACGGCCCCTCCAGCGAGCACCACGCCGATGACGCCGCCGACGACACCTGAGATGAGCTTGCCCACTAAGAATCCTCCGAGCTAGATGTTACCGGCGAGTGTAACAACCTCCGTGCCGCGAATCCGACCCTGACACCGATAGCCGTCAGAACGGCCGCGGCGCACAGCAGATCCAGCAGCAGCACCAGCCGACGCCGGGCCGGCTCGGCCGGGGCCGCCGTCACCTGACCGGGCACCCGGTACAGCTCGACCGCGCCGCCGGTGAGCACCGGCTGCAGCCGGCTCAGGTCCGGAACCGGCGGACCGGGCGTGTCGGTCTCCCGGACGACCCAGCCGATCCCCTGCCCGGCCAGCGCGCTCGCCAGCGCGGCCGGAGCGGGCCGGGACTCCAGCAGCGCGGCCACCCGCGCGGCAGCCGGGTCCTCACCGCCCAGCACCCTGCCCGACACCGCCAGCCGGTCATCGACCACCGTCTCGGCAGGCAGCCAGCGGGGCGCCGGATCCAGCACCGTCCGTCCCGGCGCCCAGTCGAAGCTGCGGTACGAGCCGAAGGGCAACACCAGCACCGCCGCCGACGTCCCCCGCAGCTGGTCGGCGACCTGCTGCCACCCGGCCGGGTAGCGCACCGGAGTCAGCGGCGTCTTCAGGGTGGCCGGGGCATCAGGCAGCAACACCAGCGGCAGCGCCAACGCGGCCAGGACCGCCGGCCAGCCCGGCAGCTGACTGGCCAGCCGGTCCCGCAGCCCGTCGGTGAGCCGCTGCGCCGCGGCCCCGACGCTCAGCACCGCCAGCAGCACGAACGGCATCAGCCACTTCTGCCCGTCGCGCAGCAGCCCGGCGCCGGGCAGCTCCCGCACCGCCCACCGCAGCACGGCGGCCAGGCCCGGCACCGTGCCCGCGACCGCCAGCACCAGGCCGGCCAGGCCCAGCAGCACCAGCCGCCGCCACAACCGCTCAGCCAGGCCGGCCCGCAACGCGGGCAGGCCGAACAGCAACGCGGCCAGCACCACCACGGTGCTGAGATAGCCGAGCAGGCCCGCACGGCTGGCCGGGGTGACGTCGGCACTCCAGATGCCGCCCAGCCCCAACAGGCTCGCCCAGGCGCCGCCCAGACGTTCCGAGCGAGCCGCGAAGGCCGCCACCCCTCCCGGGTCGCTGGTGACGCCGGCCGCCGAGGTGAGCGCCGGCGCCAACCAGGGCAGCTGCACCAGCACCGCGACCGCCAGCACCGGCGCCAGCCGCTTCCACTGCCGGGAGGCCGCCACCACCACCGCCACCCCGGCTCCGATCAGGGCGCCGGTGGGGGTGATCGCGCAACAGGCCAGCCAGCACAGCAGAACAGCGGTCGGGTGCAGCCAACCAGTGCCGCGACTGCCCGGTCCCGGCGGCTCGGCGGATGGCGCCTGGCCTGGCGGTGGCTCGGCGCTGAACCGGCTGGCCGCCCGGATCACCCAGGGCAGCGCCCCGTAGGCCCACAGCAGCGCCCACTGCCCCAGCGCCAGCCGCTCGATGACGAACGGGTTCCAGACCGCGAAGCCGGCCACCGCGAGCGAGCCGGCCAGCGAACCGGCCGGCGACCCGGGCCGTGAGCCGGCCCGCAGCAGCCGGGTGCAGCCCCAGCCGGCCATCAGCAACGGCGCGAGCAGCGCGATCCGGCCCAGCACCGCGCCGTCGAGAACCCGGCTGGCCAGGGCCACCACGGCGTCCAGCGGCACCGCCCGCGGCGCCACCGACCCTAGGCCCAGGGACTGGTCGGTGAGCGGCTGGCGCGGGGTGAACACCATGTCGTGGCCCAAGCCGTAACCGGCCAGCCGCTGCGGCCACAGCAGCAGGACGCTCAACCCGAGCACCCAGCAGTCGGCCAGCAAC
Proteins encoded:
- a CDS encoding acyltransferase, whose product is MTAPNTAGTDLSRHFDALDGMRAIASYAVIFTHVGFQSGRSFGTGPQAPWLSRLDTAVPIFLMLSGFLLYRPFVARAFRGLPVPRTAGFYWRRALRVLPAFWVTAVITLGLLSTHRASLGDWLSYLTLTQVYNGHDVDPSLTHIWTLAAEVSLYAALPLLALSLRGRRSPEQLLRSQFLLIGALLVASVAWQLGVYEVEFLGFVATKWLPGTVDWFALGMLLATLSVTPAGCTALRRTREVLSQWAGSPELCWLLAILLYWFLTLPLAGPLDLRVPTAGEHLAKNLLQAAVVFFLLLPLTLGSGGVIGQVLSSRVPRFLGQISYGVYLWHLPVLLFLHRTLDIPIWQGHFWKLLVLTVGLTSVLATLSWYLLERPLLRRYSRPTWRNVGEPSTAKQMPITQST
- a CDS encoding class I SAM-dependent methyltransferase, translating into MRAHPRSGRRATLRRSIRLFRLFLVEQTRPADFYSALAADAVEQLAEWVALPGAQVLDVGGGPGYFGRAFQQAGASYIGVELDVSTDLPAEIVGLCASGEALPIRSQAVDVAYSSNVVEHLRNPWVMADELLRVTKPGGTVFLSFTPWFSPWGGHETAPWHFLGGGYARRRYVRKTGRQPKNVFGQSLFDYRVSQALAWARNHPDAELVAAFPRYHPWWACWLVRVPVLREVALWNLAMVLRKR
- a CDS encoding S8 family peptidase; this encodes MSSASAAPTTQAAAPAAPSAVANEVLVGYVSGAAATDRARARDRAAARLAERVVPGAGSRAEVELLRLPSGADRSRAIQALKADPAVAYAEPNWIYTHAATSTDPYYTDGSLWGMYGPSTTPANAYGSNAAAAWAAGTTGSASVYIGVIDEGIQYNHPDLAGQVGNPLETANGADDDGNGYVDDVYGWDFDGNNNSVYDGTTLGVADDHGTHVSGTIGAKANNGAGVVGVNWNVKMISGKFLGAAGGNTANAIKAIDYFTGLKARGVNIVATNNSWGGGGYSQALGDAIGRANNANILFIAAAGNGGTDQVGDNNDTTPSYPSSYPHANVVSVAAITKTGTRASYSNYGPTSVDIGAPGSAVWSTTAYNTYGSLSGTSMATPHVTGAAALYASTHPGATAAAIKNALLSSAVPTASMAGVTTTGGRLDAFAALSR
- a CDS encoding glycosyltransferase family 4 protein, producing the protein MTPRRITFLVWRDTAHPDGGGSEVYVEHMARWLAGRGHDVTIFCAAHPNAPRDEVRDGVRFHRRGGWLSVYPRGLAYLLSPAGRRADIVVDVHNGIPFAAPLVRRRRLHVLVHHVHREQWQIIYPGLRGRIGWWVESWLAPRLYRRHPYVTVSQSSKQDLVGLGVAAHRISVVCNGIDVPHPSRLRPRSASPRICVLGRLVPHKQFEHALRLMARLRMSMPELRLDVIGSGWWSAELAAAAEELGVSDLVTFHGHVSDIERDALLDASWLMLVPSIKEGWGIAIMEAAARSVPALAYSFAGGVTESIVDGETGVLVADLDELVSQCQALLTDSEARLAMGKKARNRAESFGWQRSAEAFEHLLMEQRDQRLPYGMTATVSTGFSFGAAVVDDTTPQTAPPASTTPMTPPTTPEMSLPTKNPPS